From one Dermacentor variabilis isolate Ectoservices chromosome 3, ASM5094787v1, whole genome shotgun sequence genomic stretch:
- the LOC142575416 gene encoding E3 ubiquitin-protein ligase LRSAM1-like — MSVAGNQVAVGMPLFKKSKESDDHRTKLQRKLYIAQESPDNTFDLSECALSDVPSGVFSKCRVFRKTTLILRNNKLTSISGGGSLKDLCDITVLDLESNLLAKLPDEFGFLRSLVALNLKGNALKKLPGSFANLASLQSLNLGNNKLKDFPLPILRLRKLQHLDIAQNAITRLPNNFFELRSLRSLVLDSCNFTFPDAEVCGQPLESLMLHLCNLAGVEYVPPLDEPDTNDCKGDAAATTAFIGFDLEDQYKQFEERRERRHQELLQMEEELRDSAMNHAAVSEVTRKRKQELLLEIAREQDTLEDAILDVQSRKDLEKQKLVSLLLHLEHHSAELIHQISNDMKLKNSEVLARALEQEQLEMKELFDIQQQEMDASRRKEVLRSMAEMLHQEEQQRLYRQAKDSIVKGIQEEEAACDELLRGAIFSKTKQQDETICRIIDEERYQMEAFKALQLRNDYMHCHLMQQIMLIEKELKRLTDVELKKRDFKVMADLDILSKHRVELAFLLSQLLDEKAVREKQLQDQLKAIEAHRRQEINDFWLIQYQKLLDRKPQDICYLDEQLDSRIRDILLLANASHYATVFASKNVDWEHFVQLEWKDFRSLGINSDTVIQMLLSTKDQYLDENPAAKPSAPSPEQSPLDEKAAADACSATLQVRDLRLWCSSECVICFEVTRLLVFVPCGHVCCCEQCSVGVNQCPLCRADVEGKLSAT, encoded by the coding sequence ATGTCTGTCGCCGGGAACCAAGTAGCTGTAGGTATGCCACTGTTCAAGAAGTCCAAGGAGTCCGACGATCATCGAACCAAGTTGCAGAGAAAACTGTATATCGCCCAGGAAAGTCCGGACAACACTTTCGATTTATCGGAGTGCGCACTCAGTGACGTGCCGTCCGGTGTGTTTTCCAAGTGCCGTGTGTTTCGCAAGACGACCTTGATACTGCGAAACAACAAACTGACTTCAATTAGTGGAGGAGGTTCATTAAAGGACCTTTGTGACATCACAGTGCTAGACTTGGAAAGCAACCTCTTGGCGAAATTACCCGACGAGTTCGGTTTCCTTCGCAGCTTGGTTGCGCTCAATCTAAAGGGCAACGCCCTGAAGAAATTACCTGGAAGCTTTGCAAACTTGGCGAGTTTGCAGTCGTTAAACCTTGGAAACAACAAGTTAAAAGACTTTCCGCTACCGATTCTCCGACTGCGAAAACTTCAGCACTTAGATATAGCGCAAAATGCCATCACGAGACTGCCAAACAACTTCTTCGAACTGCGGTCGCTGCGTTCGCTCGTCTTGGACAGCTGCAACTTCACCTTTCCCGACGCCGAGGTTTGCGGGCAGCCACTCGAATCTCTCATGCTGCACTTGTGCAATCTTGCAGGCGTCGAATATGTCCCGCCGCTTGATGAACCCGACACGAACGACTGCAAAGGCGACGCCGCAGCAACCACAGCCTTCATTGGGTTTGACCTGGAAGACCAGTACAAGCAGTTTGAGGAGCGGAGAGAGAGGCGCCATCAAGAGCTGTTACAAATGGAAGAGGAGCTACGGGACAGCGCAATGAATCATGCAGCAGTCTCGGAAGTCACGAGAAAACGCAAACAAGAGCTGCTGCTTGAAATAGCACGGGAACAGGACACATTGGAAGACGCCATTCTAGATGTACAAAGCAGGAAAGATTTGGAAAAGCAAAAGCTTGTATCGCTACTGCTGCACTTGGAACACCACTCGGCTGAGCTTATTCACCAAATCTCAAATGATATGAAGTTAAAGAATTCTGAAGTGCTGGCACGTGCTTTAGAACAGGAACAACTGGAAATGAAGGAACTCTTCGATATCCAACAGCAAGAAATGGACGCTTCTCGACGCAAGGAGGTCCTGCGTTCAATGGCTGAAATGCTCCACCAGGAAGAACAGCAACGTCTCTATAGACAAGCCAAAGACAGCATTGTTAAAGGAATCCAGGAAGAGGAAGCAGCTTGTGATGAGTTGCTGAGAGGTGCTATATTCTCTAAAACGAAGCAGCAGGATGAAACCATTTGTCGCATTATCGATGAAGAGAGATATCAAATGGAGGCCTTCAAAGCACTTCAGTTGAGGAATGATTACATGCATTGTCACCTAATGCAGCAAATTATGCTGATTGAGAAAGAGTTAAAGAGATTAACAGATGTTGAGTTGAAGAAACGGGATTTCAAAGTTATGGCTGACCTTGACATCCTTTCAAAGCATCGTGTTGAACTAGCATTTCTTCTTTCACAGTTGCTTGATGAAAAAGCTGTACGGGAGAAGCAATTGCAAGATCAACTAAAGGCAATAGAAGCTCACAGAAGGCAAGAAATTAATGATTTTTGGTTGATACAATACCAGAAGCTCCTCGACAGGAAACCACAGGACATATGTTACTTGGATGAGCAGCTGGACTCACGCATTCGTGACATCCTGCTTTTGGCGAATGCGTCGCACTATGCTACAGTTTTTGCGAGCAAGAATGTTGACTGGGAGCACTTTGTCCAGTTGGAGTGGAAAGACTTCAGGAGTTTGGGAATTAACTCTGACACTGTTATACAGATGCTGTTGTCCACAAAGGATCAGTATCTCGATGAAAACCCAGCTGCAAAACCAAGTGCACCTTCTCCAGAACAATCGCCACTTGATGAAAAAGCTGCTGCTGATGCCTGTTCTGCAACATTGCAAGTGCGTGACCTAAGGCTTTGGTGTAGCTCAGAGTGTGTCATTTGCTTTGAGGTGACAAGGCTGCTCGTATTTGTGCCATGTGGCCACGTCTGCTGTTGCGAACAGTGCAGTGTGGGGGTGAACCAGTGTCCTCTGTGCAGAGCGGACGTCGAGGGCAAATTGTCAGCTACATAA